One Vitis riparia cultivar Riparia Gloire de Montpellier isolate 1030 chromosome 4, EGFV_Vit.rip_1.0, whole genome shotgun sequence genomic window carries:
- the LOC117913389 gene encoding probable WRKY transcription factor 32 isoform X2, protein MADHRSQTLAPVPHPSHYDHDCPSFSDLFNGVTHSEFPTIQNGQFGMSHQEVLASVTAKAAQAPVQMDQPVCMHSSTESSSVPKSEISMPNSTPGVENPLALPQDNASIKQRADQKDFSDHKTQLADTVVMNIPNDGYNWRKYGQKQVKSTESSRSYYRCTYSDCDAKKKVQQCHQSGFVTGVIYKGFHNHDPPPKIRCTQLRKSAAVSPVEGSDTVYPTAQKLGNSDLSNSKSEPGKASVATPELEQQNSSNSDSNTGIKAEEESGDVVERKRRMKPQEPLVLPSRRKQRSSCGSNEIVKKEVGECGDEQKPKQRMKEGGLACSAPLFKTIKEPKIVVHAAGDVGISSDGYRWRKYGQKMVKGNPHPRSYYRCTSAGCPVRKHVERDTDDKTTIIVTYEGKHDHDRPVPKKRHSPRTAAFLIAAAAAMNNNQCKKTETLANQRSSNQQSADIEHDLTCQKALELGGEKALESARTLLSIGIEIKPC, encoded by the exons ATGGCCGACCACCGCTCTCAAACCCTAGCCCCAGTGCCTCACCCCTCCCACTATGATCACGATTGCCCTTCCTTCTCTGACCTCTTCAACGGCGTTACTCACTCTGAGTTCCCCACCATTCAAAAT GGACAATTTGGGATGTCCCATCAAGAAGTTTTGGCAAGTGTGACAGCTAAAGCTGCTCAAGCTCCGGTTCAGATGGATCAACCTGTGTGTATGCATTCTTCTACTGAATCGTCATCTGTTCCAAAATCTGAGATATCCATGCCAAATTCAACACCAGGTGTAGAAAACCCATTAGCATTACCCCAAGATAATGCCTCCATCAAACAAAGAGCGGACCAGAAAGACTTTTCTGATCATAAAACCCAGCTTGCTGATACTGTTGTTATGAACATCCCCAATGATGGGTATAACTGGAGGAAGTATGGTCAGAAACAAGTGAAGAGCACTGAAAGTTCTAGAAGCTATTACAGATGCACATATTCTGATTGTGATGCGAAGAAGAAGGTTCAACAATGTCACCAGTCTGGTTTTGTAACTGGAGTTATTTATAAGGGTTTTCATAACCATGATCCACCTCCAAAGATTAGATGCACTCAGCTAAGGAAGTCTGCAGCTGTTAGTCCTGTTGAAGGGAGTGATACTGTATATCCTACAGCACAAAAGCTCGGAAATTCAGATCTATCCAATTCTAAGAGTGAACCTGGAAAAGCATCAGTAGCAACACCTGAATTGGAGCAACAGAACTCCAGCAATTCTGATAGCAATACAGGTATTAAAGCTGAGGAGGAAAGTGGTGATGTGGTAGAGCGAAAACGAAG GATGAAACCCCAAGAACCACTGGTGCTTCCATCAAGACGGAAACAGAGAAGTTCATGTGGTTCAAATGAGATTGTCAAAAAAGAAGTTGGGGAATGTGGTGATGAACAAAAACCTAAACAAAG GATGAAAGAAGGAGGTTTAGCATGTTCAGCTCCCCTCTTTAAAACTATTAAGGAGCCTAAAATTGTTGTCCATGCTGCTGGTGATGTGGGGATCTCAAGTGATGGCTACAGGTGGCGCAAGTATGGCCAAAAAATGGTGAAAGGGAATCCTCATCCCAg GAGCTATTACAGGTGCACATCTGCTGGTTGCCCGGTCCGGAAGCATGTGGAGAGGGATACAGATGACAAAACAACCATCATAGTAACATATGAGGGGAAACATGACCATGACAGGCCAGTACCTAAGAAGCGGCATAGTCCACGAACTGCTGCTTTTCTTATAGCAGCTGCTGCTGCTATGAACAACAACCAATGCAAGAAAACAGAAACTTTGGCAAATCAAAGATCTTCAAACCAGCAGTCAGCTGACATTGAGCATGATTTAACATGTCAGAAGGCCTTGGAACTTGGAGGTGAGAAGGCATTGGAGTCAGCTCGAACTCTTTTGAGTATTGGAATTGAAATCAAGCCTTGTTGA
- the LOC117913389 gene encoding probable WRKY transcription factor 32 isoform X1, producing MADHRSQTLAPVPHPSHYDHDCPSFSDLFNGVTHSEFPTIQNVGFQGQFGMSHQEVLASVTAKAAQAPVQMDQPVCMHSSTESSSVPKSEISMPNSTPGVENPLALPQDNASIKQRADQKDFSDHKTQLADTVVMNIPNDGYNWRKYGQKQVKSTESSRSYYRCTYSDCDAKKKVQQCHQSGFVTGVIYKGFHNHDPPPKIRCTQLRKSAAVSPVEGSDTVYPTAQKLGNSDLSNSKSEPGKASVATPELEQQNSSNSDSNTGIKAEEESGDVVERKRRMKPQEPLVLPSRRKQRSSCGSNEIVKKEVGECGDEQKPKQRMKEGGLACSAPLFKTIKEPKIVVHAAGDVGISSDGYRWRKYGQKMVKGNPHPRSYYRCTSAGCPVRKHVERDTDDKTTIIVTYEGKHDHDRPVPKKRHSPRTAAFLIAAAAAMNNNQCKKTETLANQRSSNQQSADIEHDLTCQKALELGGEKALESARTLLSIGIEIKPC from the exons ATGGCCGACCACCGCTCTCAAACCCTAGCCCCAGTGCCTCACCCCTCCCACTATGATCACGATTGCCCTTCCTTCTCTGACCTCTTCAACGGCGTTACTCACTCTGAGTTCCCCACCATTCAAAATGTTGGGTTTCag GGACAATTTGGGATGTCCCATCAAGAAGTTTTGGCAAGTGTGACAGCTAAAGCTGCTCAAGCTCCGGTTCAGATGGATCAACCTGTGTGTATGCATTCTTCTACTGAATCGTCATCTGTTCCAAAATCTGAGATATCCATGCCAAATTCAACACCAGGTGTAGAAAACCCATTAGCATTACCCCAAGATAATGCCTCCATCAAACAAAGAGCGGACCAGAAAGACTTTTCTGATCATAAAACCCAGCTTGCTGATACTGTTGTTATGAACATCCCCAATGATGGGTATAACTGGAGGAAGTATGGTCAGAAACAAGTGAAGAGCACTGAAAGTTCTAGAAGCTATTACAGATGCACATATTCTGATTGTGATGCGAAGAAGAAGGTTCAACAATGTCACCAGTCTGGTTTTGTAACTGGAGTTATTTATAAGGGTTTTCATAACCATGATCCACCTCCAAAGATTAGATGCACTCAGCTAAGGAAGTCTGCAGCTGTTAGTCCTGTTGAAGGGAGTGATACTGTATATCCTACAGCACAAAAGCTCGGAAATTCAGATCTATCCAATTCTAAGAGTGAACCTGGAAAAGCATCAGTAGCAACACCTGAATTGGAGCAACAGAACTCCAGCAATTCTGATAGCAATACAGGTATTAAAGCTGAGGAGGAAAGTGGTGATGTGGTAGAGCGAAAACGAAG GATGAAACCCCAAGAACCACTGGTGCTTCCATCAAGACGGAAACAGAGAAGTTCATGTGGTTCAAATGAGATTGTCAAAAAAGAAGTTGGGGAATGTGGTGATGAACAAAAACCTAAACAAAG GATGAAAGAAGGAGGTTTAGCATGTTCAGCTCCCCTCTTTAAAACTATTAAGGAGCCTAAAATTGTTGTCCATGCTGCTGGTGATGTGGGGATCTCAAGTGATGGCTACAGGTGGCGCAAGTATGGCCAAAAAATGGTGAAAGGGAATCCTCATCCCAg GAGCTATTACAGGTGCACATCTGCTGGTTGCCCGGTCCGGAAGCATGTGGAGAGGGATACAGATGACAAAACAACCATCATAGTAACATATGAGGGGAAACATGACCATGACAGGCCAGTACCTAAGAAGCGGCATAGTCCACGAACTGCTGCTTTTCTTATAGCAGCTGCTGCTGCTATGAACAACAACCAATGCAAGAAAACAGAAACTTTGGCAAATCAAAGATCTTCAAACCAGCAGTCAGCTGACATTGAGCATGATTTAACATGTCAGAAGGCCTTGGAACTTGGAGGTGAGAAGGCATTGGAGTCAGCTCGAACTCTTTTGAGTATTGGAATTGAAATCAAGCCTTGTTGA